A single genomic interval of Lynx canadensis isolate LIC74 chromosome A2, mLynCan4.pri.v2, whole genome shotgun sequence harbors:
- the FERD3L gene encoding fer3-like protein codes for MAAYPERCVDATVLDFVADLSLASPGHPLLCDFAPGVPFGDRDLVLREGRRRRLARFEEEDPEEEGEVDEGEEEEEEEEEHGRGASPLGRPKRKRVITYAQRQAANIRERKRMFNLNEAFDQLRRKVPTFAYEKRLSRIETLRLAIVYISFMTELLESFEKKETG; via the coding sequence ATGGCGGCCTATCCAGAGAGGTGCGTGGACGCCACCGTGCTGGACTTCGTCGCAGACCTGTCCCTGGCCTCCCCGGGGCACCCACTCCTCTGCGACTTCGCACCTGGGGTTCCCTTTGGGGACCGAGACCTTGTGCTCCGAGAGGGAAGACGCAGGAGGCTGGCACGCTTTGAGGAGGAGGATCCCGAAGAGGAGGGCGAAGTAGacgagggggaggaggaggaggaggaggaagaggaacatGGGAGAGGCGCGTCCCCGCTGGGCCGTCCCAAGAGGAAAAGGGTGATCACCTATGCCCAGCGCCAGGCAGCCAACATCCGCGAGAGGAAGCGGATGTTCAACCTCAACGAGGCCTTCGACCAGCTGCGAAGGAAGGTGCCCACTTTTGCTTACGAGAAGAGGCTGTCCCGGATCGAGACCCTACGCCTGGCCATCGTCTACATTTCCTTCATGACCGAGCTCTTGGAGAGCTTCGAAAAGAAGGAAACCGGCTGA